A section of the Saccharopolyspora gregorii genome encodes:
- the hisD gene encoding histidinol dehydrogenase encodes MRFAPSLLTELGGSCRRLKTPAHDGPAAQREPAVVQRVSEMLAAIERDGMDAVLRYARELDGWTAADVELDAAAIASSGDRLTPAHREALELGAERTAAFARAQRDHLRDFETELAPGLITGHRYVPVQRVGAYLPAGRFPLTAGAFMTVGVPKVAGVETVLACTPPGRDGTSDPAVLYSAHLAGADRVYVLGGVQALAAMAFGLLGERPVDVLVGAGNAFVAEAKRQLFGTVGIDLLAGPSEVAVLADDTADPELVAADLLGQAEHGVNSPAALITTSERLGREVIAEVERQLATLSTAEIAGPAWRDHGSVTWAADAETAIALMDDLAPEHLEVITADDDRYHRELRNYGSIFLGPWSTVAYSDKGMAGTNHVLPTAGGAKHSAGLSVSRFLKPLTYQRVAEEATPLLADAVDVISEYERMAAHRATATIRTDRYEKGQR; translated from the coding sequence ATGCGCTTCGCACCTTCCCTGCTCACAGAGCTCGGCGGCTCCTGCCGCCGCCTCAAGACCCCCGCGCACGACGGCCCCGCGGCCCAACGCGAACCGGCGGTGGTGCAGCGGGTCTCCGAGATGCTCGCCGCGATCGAACGCGACGGGATGGACGCCGTGCTGCGCTACGCCCGCGAACTCGACGGCTGGACCGCCGCCGACGTGGAGCTCGACGCCGCCGCCATCGCGAGCAGCGGGGACCGGCTCACCCCGGCCCACCGGGAGGCGCTGGAGCTCGGCGCCGAGCGGACCGCCGCGTTCGCCCGCGCGCAGCGCGACCACCTGCGGGACTTCGAGACCGAACTCGCCCCCGGCCTGATCACCGGGCACCGGTACGTGCCGGTGCAGCGGGTCGGCGCCTACCTGCCGGCGGGGCGCTTCCCGCTCACGGCGGGCGCGTTCATGACCGTCGGCGTGCCCAAGGTCGCCGGTGTCGAGACCGTGCTGGCCTGCACGCCGCCCGGGCGCGACGGCACCTCGGACCCGGCGGTGCTCTACTCCGCGCACCTAGCGGGCGCCGACCGCGTGTACGTGCTCGGCGGGGTGCAGGCGCTGGCCGCGATGGCGTTCGGGCTGCTCGGCGAACGCCCGGTGGACGTGCTGGTCGGCGCGGGCAACGCGTTCGTCGCCGAGGCGAAGCGGCAGCTGTTCGGCACCGTCGGCATCGACCTGCTCGCCGGGCCCTCCGAGGTGGCGGTGCTCGCCGACGACACCGCCGACCCGGAACTGGTCGCCGCGGACCTGCTCGGCCAGGCCGAGCACGGGGTGAACTCGCCCGCCGCCCTGATCACCACCTCCGAACGGCTCGGCCGGGAGGTCATCGCCGAGGTGGAGCGGCAGCTCGCCACCCTGTCCACCGCCGAGATCGCCGGGCCCGCCTGGCGCGACCACGGCTCGGTGACCTGGGCCGCGGACGCCGAGACCGCCATCGCGCTGATGGACGACCTCGCGCCCGAACACCTCGAAGTGATCACCGCCGACGACGACCGCTACCACCGGGAACTGCGCAACTACGGTTCGATCTTCCTCGGGCCGTGGAGCACCGTCGCCTACTCGGACAAGGGCATGGCAGGCACCAACCACGTGCTGCCCACGGCGGGCGGGGCCAAGCACAGCGCGGGACTCTCGGTGTCGAGGTTCCTGAAGCCGCTGACCTACCAGCGCGTCGCCGAGGAGGCGACCCCGCTGCTGGCCGACGCCGTGGACGTGATCTCCGAGTACGAGCGGATGGCCGCGCACCGCGCCACCGCCACGATCCGCACCGATCGCTACGAGAAGGGACAGCGCTAG